Sequence from the Phragmites australis chromosome 6, lpPhrAust1.1, whole genome shotgun sequence genome:
CCACGTGGGCATACACCCGGCTTTCGAACGGGCCCACATGTAATAAACCCGCTGCGTAGCAATCATGTACAGTCATCCCGGTCCCCAACTGCAGACGGGGCCCACGCAGCCCATCAACGCATTCCGGTCCCGCACCGCCGCACGTCATGCTCGAAGTCGACCGCGCGCCCCGAGGTCCAGACTGGCTCGCGAGCGATCCTGCCCCCTCCGATCCCGATCCGACGGTCAAGTGGCACCCGAACCCGATAAAGCGACCCCAACAACGCAAGCCACACACACCGAACCCACCCCTGCACCCACCGCCGCCCGAGTCGCCGTGTCCGCCGCGGCAGCGCCCCCCCGGCGGTGAGCCCACCCCAGCGTatgcgccgcggccgccgccgcgctcgagGCGCACAGATCTGCGGCTGAGCGAGCCCTACTCGCCCCCGCAGCAGCCCCATGGCGCCGCGACAGCCGTGGTGGACGGCGCTGCtgctccccttcctcctcgccgccgtcgagccctcctccgccgccttggtgTCTCCCGATGCCTGTCAGGTGCCTACCGCCGTGGATTTCATCCTCAGGCCTCCCGAGACTTGCTCGACGCTGGATCGCCTCCTCGGCGACCCGGTCGGCGTCATCGAGGTAAGATATTTGCAACGTTGTGGTAAAATaaccaaaaaaattatgtatgcgaattttttcatacgaataCCATGTTCATAGGTCCCATATAATCATGTCATGTGATGGATTGGAAACTAGCGAATGATTCATGATGCGAATTGGATAGCGTGAAAAGTTGGGATTGTGAAATTAGTGTATTTTTCCCTATAGGTCTATTAACTATTATTTTGGTGGTTGTTCTCTGGTTATGTAAATAGTTGCTTCTGTTCAATGGTTTAGACTTCTAGCAGCCTTCAAGCTGCATATGCATTAAGCTATTGCTTATGCTAAAGCTAACAAAAAGCTAATCCTGTATAGTTTCACCTTCCATCGTTGTAGTTGTAGAATTTGAATCTGACTGTTAATCTTTAACATTCTAGGGAGATGAGGCCACATTGGCAAGGGCAGTTAATCTTCTCCACAAGAACAAGGATGACTATATTGCTGTACTTTTCTATGCATCATGGTGTCCGTTTTCACAAGAATGCAAACCAAATTTTGAGACGTTGGCTTCCTTATTCCCAACTATTCGTCATTTTGCATTCGAGGAATCTGCAATTAGGCCAAGGTGTGTCCGCATCTAGAGTTAAAAAAATGTTTCTTAGTGTACATTCATGTTGCTGAAATGATTATTTGTTGTTTGAACTGCAGTATAATATCAAGATACGGGATTCATGGTTTTCCTACACTGTTTCTCTTGAATTCGACGATGAGAGTGCGATATCATGGACCACGGACTGTTAAATCATTAGCTGTTTTCTACACTGATGTCTCAGGTGTGATGATTGTTCCTTATTGACTCTTGTCTTCTTTTTATTGGGATAGTTGCACTTGCGTGCTTGTCAGAGTTCATCCTTGCTGCGTTGCACATTGAGCAACTGAACTATGTACGATTATGGGCTTGCTTTTTTCCAGCTTGCTTGTGGCatcttttctttcaaatattTGGCTCTGTTTTTGGTACTTATGCTTAAGATGTCTTCCAtggatcttttgtttttgtAAGTCAATTACAAATGGTAAATTTATGTGATGAAGGTATCAATGCTTTGGTGAAGTCAATTACAGGGGAGGTCATGGTGCATTCCTTAGATGATATTGAGCATAAAAAGGATGCTGAACAGGAAAATTGTCCGTTCTGGTGGGCACGTTCGCCAGAGAAAATACTTCAGCAGGATACTTATCTTGCACTGGCGACTGCATTTGTAATTTTGAGGTTGGTGTATCTTCTTTTTCCAAAGGTAGATTCCTTTGCCAGATGGACATGGAGGAGGCATACTCTGTTTGCAAACTTGATGGGTGTGCATGAATATTTCCTCACCTACCTTGAGCAAGCAAGACAGAAGTTCCATAGGCTATACCCTTCAAAGCGAGGGAATTTGCAGGAGGGCGCAATGAACGCCACTGCTTGGGCCTCCAAATCATTAGCATCTGTGTCGATTGGAGAACCAAGCGCTATTGGAAGGACAAACTCGAGTGAGATAAGATGAAGTGTAACCTCTTTTTGTCCGCAGGGATATATGTACAGTACAGTAGAGTGATCAGGATATGAACACCAAGAATCTGTTGTAAACGGCTTTATTACTCATTGTAACATCCTCCTTAGAATAAGCACGTTCACCATTTCGTCCCTTATTTTTCAATGTTGTTACAGACTTACAGCCCAATTCTTTGGAGGAATAAACTGCCTGGTGCATTGCGCAATACCTTGTGTTCTGGAAACTGAAAAGTGTGTGTATGACCTCTGTTCTGCATTGTAGGTTGGGGGTACCAGAGTTAGGAGTATGGCCATTTTctgctttcatggtcttgcgggtaaTCCAGGAAAATTAGCAACTCAGGAGCAAAGAAAATTCAGATTACACAAGTCTATTATGTGGTTGTCAAATGTCAACATGAACTCCATTTTTCTATACTGCATACATACACAAGCAGCTCTATGGAGTGCTTCATGATTTCCAATCTGTTCACGCGCTACGCGAGCAGCCTGCGCGACTCGGTGTACCATCGCGCGTAGCAGCTCTCCAGGTTGGGCCAGTCGGTGTCGGGGCACGCGGCGAAGTGGTGCAGCCAGAGCGACAggacctcctcctgctgctcccAGCTGAGCTTGTCGATCAGCTCCTCCATCACGGCCACCATCTCAGTCCGCTCCCTGCCGCTCAGCACCGGCGCGTCCGTGCCGTTGCTGCCGCGGCAGAGCAGCGGTAGCCACGACCGCAGCATCGCCATCCGCTGCTCGGCGACGGCGCCCTTGCCCTCCTTCCCGCCGGCGCTTTGCTCAAACTCTCTCGAGTTGGCGTGCTTGAACAGGAACACTGCACATGAATGGAGTAAATG
This genomic interval carries:
- the LOC133921200 gene encoding 5'-adenylylsulfate reductase-like 3; protein product: MAPRQPWWTALLLPFLLAAVEPSSAALVSPDACQVPTAVDFILRPPETCSTLDRLLGDPVGVIEGDEATLARAVNLLHKNKDDYIAVLFYASWCPFSQECKPNFETLASLFPTIRHFAFEESAIRPSIISRYGIHGFPTLFLLNSTMRVRYHGPRTVKSLAVFYTDVSGINALVKSITGEVMVHSLDDIEHKKDAEQENCPFWWARSPEKILQQDTYLALATAFVILRLVYLLFPKVDSFARWTWRRHTLFANLMGVHEYFLTYLEQARQKFHRLYPSKRGNLQEGAMNATAWASKSLASVSIGEPSAIGRTNSSEIR